A region of Kribbella sp. NBC_01245 DNA encodes the following proteins:
- a CDS encoding glycosyltransferase 87 family protein, whose translation MTQRRVFWALVVVLALTPIWYAATAGSLDLQVYRTGGAVWRNGISLYSDGFADLVPTFPLPFTYPPFAAVLFTGLAVLPFTLAELVMNAISVAALAATLVVVTGRLYGWNRRSVLIGLGLTTIGMLLEPVRATIGFGQVNLLLMGLVTLDCLLPKTRWPRGLLLGLAAAIKLTPAVFVLYFLVRRQYRAAAMTFASFAGFSLAAYALIPADSTTYWFSVLFDPGRIGGATYAFNQCFQAVLERIIPGHPSLWLALVAITLAPTVIAARRARAAGDDVTAVLVIAAFGLLASPVSWSHHWVWVAPALIALVHKRKWYVAAGILAVFAVGPHQFFPPEGRSWSLPEHVLGSAYVITAVAAILLLAFRRYPEPVDAVGGSDGAELVPAVSGSPR comes from the coding sequence ATGACCCAGCGTCGCGTCTTCTGGGCACTCGTGGTCGTCCTGGCCCTCACCCCGATCTGGTACGCCGCGACCGCGGGCTCTCTCGACCTGCAGGTCTACCGGACCGGCGGCGCTGTCTGGCGGAACGGCATCAGCCTGTACTCGGACGGATTCGCCGACCTCGTGCCGACCTTCCCGTTGCCGTTCACCTATCCCCCGTTCGCGGCCGTGCTCTTCACCGGCCTCGCCGTACTGCCGTTCACCCTCGCCGAACTGGTGATGAACGCGATCAGCGTCGCCGCTCTCGCCGCCACGCTCGTAGTCGTCACCGGCCGCTTGTACGGCTGGAACCGTCGCTCAGTCCTCATCGGCTTAGGCCTGACCACGATCGGCATGCTGCTCGAACCGGTCCGCGCCACCATCGGCTTCGGCCAGGTGAACCTGCTGCTGATGGGCCTGGTCACACTCGACTGCCTCCTACCGAAAACCCGATGGCCTCGCGGTCTCCTGCTCGGGTTGGCGGCCGCCATCAAACTCACACCCGCGGTCTTCGTCCTTTATTTCCTGGTACGACGGCAATACCGGGCCGCCGCGATGACCTTCGCGTCGTTCGCTGGATTCTCGCTCGCCGCCTACGCGCTCATCCCCGCGGACTCCACGACGTACTGGTTCAGCGTGCTCTTCGACCCGGGCCGGATCGGCGGCGCGACGTACGCCTTCAACCAGTGTTTCCAGGCCGTGCTCGAACGCATCATCCCGGGCCATCCGTCGCTCTGGCTCGCGCTGGTCGCGATCACGCTGGCGCCGACCGTCATCGCGGCCCGCCGAGCACGCGCAGCCGGCGACGACGTGACGGCCGTACTGGTCATCGCCGCCTTCGGCCTACTCGCCTCCCCGGTCAGCTGGTCGCATCACTGGGTGTGGGTGGCGCCTGCCCTGATCGCCTTGGTACACAAGCGAAAGTGGTACGTCGCCGCTGGCATACTCGCCGTCTTCGCGGTCGGTCCGCACCAGTTCTTCCCACCCGAAGGGCGAAGCTGGTCCCTTCCCGAACACGTCCTCGGCTCGGCGTACGTCATCACAGCCGTCGCCGCCATCCTCCTCCTCGCCTTCCGCCGCTACCCAGAGCCCGTCGACGCGGTTGGCGGGAGTGACGGTGCCGAATTGGTCCCGGCCGTCAGCGGATCGCCACGATGA
- a CDS encoding glycosyltransferase 87 family protein: protein MTLLSPSRPPGRSSVGRSMAWPIGLAVAGFLGVCVLLWPPTSLQFDLRVYAAAAGDFLDGASIYEAHLAHPEIGMAFTYPPFAAILFVPLALAGTGAGRIITVLVCGLSTLAIGLVSLRAVRPELTIARLRVLGLAIGAAGIAFEPIRSTFGYGQINLLLTLMLLVDLLGYLPPRYRGVLVGIATGIKLTPGIFLIFLLVTRRYREAATAAVATVATMLIGFIAMPSDSIKFWGQLIFDPGRPGAKHFISNQSLRGVVARITEGSGGALWVLSTLVAAIVGLYAARRAHDAGERFEAILLAAATGLLVSPISWTGHWVWALPICVLLWSRARAKPVIAVLAAVWTITTTLGLPWFAPYFGDREYTHQGFDLFLGNAYPIVAIAFIATAFAIRRRS from the coding sequence ATGACCCTCTTGAGCCCTTCTCGGCCGCCCGGCCGCTCGTCTGTGGGCCGGTCCATGGCTTGGCCGATCGGCCTCGCGGTGGCCGGATTCCTCGGCGTTTGCGTACTGCTCTGGCCGCCGACCTCGCTGCAGTTCGACCTGCGCGTGTACGCCGCCGCGGCAGGCGACTTCCTCGACGGCGCCAGTATCTACGAGGCGCACCTGGCCCATCCGGAGATCGGGATGGCGTTCACCTATCCGCCGTTCGCCGCGATCCTCTTCGTACCACTCGCGCTGGCCGGAACGGGCGCCGGCCGGATCATCACGGTGCTGGTCTGCGGCCTGTCCACCCTGGCCATCGGTCTGGTCAGCCTTCGCGCGGTCCGGCCCGAGCTGACCATCGCGCGGCTCCGGGTGCTGGGGTTGGCGATCGGCGCGGCGGGAATCGCGTTCGAGCCGATTCGATCGACGTTCGGCTACGGGCAGATCAACTTGTTGCTGACGTTGATGCTGCTGGTGGACCTGCTCGGGTACTTGCCGCCGCGGTATCGCGGTGTGCTGGTCGGTATTGCGACCGGGATCAAGCTCACCCCGGGCATCTTCCTGATCTTCCTGCTCGTCACCCGGCGCTATCGCGAAGCCGCGACCGCAGCCGTGGCAACCGTCGCCACGATGCTGATCGGCTTCATCGCGATGCCTTCGGACTCGATCAAGTTCTGGGGGCAGTTGATCTTCGACCCGGGACGTCCGGGCGCCAAGCACTTCATCAGCAACCAGTCGCTGCGCGGAGTGGTCGCACGGATCACCGAGGGTTCCGGCGGAGCGCTATGGGTCCTTTCCACACTGGTCGCGGCCATTGTCGGCCTGTACGCCGCACGGCGCGCGCACGACGCCGGCGAACGCTTCGAGGCCATCCTCCTGGCCGCCGCCACCGGTCTACTCGTGTCACCGATCTCCTGGACCGGCCACTGGGTCTGGGCCCTCCCGATCTGCGTCCTCCTCTGGTCCCGCGCCCGCGCCAAGCCGGTGATCGCCGTACTGGCAGCCGTTTGGACGATCACGACGACGCTCGGCCTGCCCTGGTTCGCGCCGTACTTCGGTGATCGCGAATACACCCACCAAGGGTTCGACCTGTTCCTCGGCAATGCCTACCCGATCGTCGCGATCGCCTTTATCGCAACGGCTTTCGCGATCCGGCGGCGATCATGA
- a CDS encoding sensor histidine kinase, with protein sequence MARPTLSGSRLDLVLALAGLMITGAGVHWAIKQDGGWTAAPALVVLVMIAPLLLAFRTATPLLSGAGLAAATVFTLASVPVPAATIVFAAGTALALWTMLWRHNSRSVETWLDDLRALVTRPESVVPADLLLGVLAVSLIGLDVWRMVDWDEWQFAPDWLTVFVICSPITLALRRIRPVVPCVVLAVANLTAYWLATERWPLMLALGLALYSLARHRPWQFALPVSGGVLAFLVVVPRLGGFTRNTLLPFLYPGLDDDSTFNQVWVDGASATRHDVVFDRQWPLSLSLVLALGVCLGVLARLYSGIGEARERERELRQRAIEQEEEQTKLTERAYIARDLHDVIAHHVSLMVIQAETGPDLIRQGNDEVLRGFQRIGDTGRRALGELDRMLSALRDADGVPDPQLAPQPGLADLPGLVATVGTEGLRIDLVLPPIADDLPAGQQLTAYRIVQEALTNVVRHSGAERATVTIEIADGEINLMVADDGRGFDPAEAGRGRHGLAGMRERVRVHGGGLRIETAPGAGCTIAARIPAGAAVPA encoded by the coding sequence ATGGCTCGTCCCACGCTGTCCGGATCAAGGCTCGATCTGGTCCTCGCCCTCGCCGGGCTGATGATCACCGGTGCCGGCGTCCATTGGGCCATCAAACAGGACGGCGGATGGACGGCCGCTCCCGCGCTGGTCGTGCTGGTCATGATCGCGCCCCTGCTGCTGGCTTTTCGCACCGCCACACCGCTGCTGAGTGGCGCGGGCCTGGCGGCGGCCACCGTCTTCACGCTCGCGAGTGTGCCGGTGCCTGCGGCAACCATCGTGTTCGCGGCCGGGACCGCGTTGGCCTTGTGGACGATGTTGTGGAGGCACAACTCGCGGTCGGTCGAGACCTGGCTTGACGACCTCCGCGCACTGGTGACCCGGCCCGAGAGCGTGGTGCCGGCTGACCTGTTGCTGGGCGTACTGGCCGTCTCGCTGATCGGGCTCGACGTCTGGCGCATGGTCGACTGGGACGAGTGGCAGTTCGCCCCGGACTGGCTGACGGTCTTCGTCATCTGCTCGCCGATCACGCTCGCGCTGCGCCGGATCCGGCCGGTCGTGCCGTGTGTGGTGCTCGCCGTCGCGAACCTCACGGCGTACTGGCTCGCGACCGAGCGCTGGCCGTTGATGCTGGCGCTCGGGCTCGCCCTCTACTCGCTGGCCCGGCACCGGCCGTGGCAATTCGCCCTGCCGGTCTCGGGTGGTGTGCTGGCGTTTCTCGTCGTAGTGCCGCGTCTCGGCGGATTCACGCGGAACACGCTCCTGCCGTTCCTCTATCCCGGCTTGGACGACGACAGCACCTTCAACCAGGTGTGGGTTGACGGTGCGTCGGCTACCCGGCACGACGTCGTGTTCGACCGGCAATGGCCGTTGTCGCTGTCCTTGGTGCTGGCGCTCGGCGTCTGCCTTGGCGTACTCGCTCGGCTCTACAGCGGCATCGGCGAAGCCCGTGAGCGCGAGCGGGAATTGCGCCAGCGCGCGATCGAGCAAGAGGAAGAGCAGACCAAGCTCACGGAACGGGCGTACATCGCGCGCGACCTGCACGACGTGATCGCGCACCACGTCAGCCTGATGGTGATCCAGGCCGAGACCGGGCCGGACCTGATCCGGCAGGGCAATGACGAGGTGCTGCGCGGGTTCCAGCGCATCGGTGACACCGGACGGCGTGCCCTCGGCGAGCTCGACCGGATGCTCTCGGCACTGCGCGATGCCGACGGCGTGCCCGATCCGCAGCTCGCACCGCAACCAGGGCTGGCGGATCTCCCTGGGCTGGTGGCGACGGTCGGGACTGAGGGCCTGCGGATCGACCTGGTGCTGCCGCCGATCGCGGACGACCTACCGGCTGGGCAACAACTCACGGCGTACCGCATCGTCCAGGAGGCGCTGACCAACGTCGTACGGCACTCCGGCGCCGAGCGGGCCACGGTGACCATCGAGATCGCGGACGGGGAGATCAACCTGATGGTGGCCGACGACGGACGCGGGTTCGATCCAGCCGAGGCTGGACGTGGTCGGCACGGTCTCGCGGGTATGCGCGAGCGGGTCCGCGTACACGGCGGCGGTCTGCGCATCGAGACGGCGCCGGGCGCGGGTTGCACGATCGCGGCCCGGATTCCGGCCGGCGCGGCGGTGCCTGCGTGA
- a CDS encoding response regulator transcription factor, with translation MNGAGGGLIKVMVVDDQDLVRDGIATILDGQPDIEVAAQAVDGADAVRQAASMLNLQVILMDVRMPVMDGIEATRQLAGSERGPKVIILTTFDLDEYVYAALRAGASGFLLKRSSRDELINAVRVIAAGDALLAPPVTRRLIDRFAAAGQDPAAVDQLTALTAREREVLQLLAEGNSNAEIATSLHLTEHTVKTHVSRILTKTGLRDRVQAVILGYDAGLVQPRTV, from the coding sequence GTGAACGGCGCCGGTGGCGGTCTGATCAAGGTGATGGTGGTTGACGATCAGGATCTGGTGCGGGACGGGATCGCCACCATTTTGGACGGGCAGCCCGATATCGAGGTGGCGGCGCAGGCGGTCGACGGCGCGGACGCGGTCCGGCAGGCCGCCTCGATGCTCAATCTGCAGGTGATCCTGATGGATGTGCGGATGCCGGTGATGGACGGGATCGAGGCGACGCGGCAGCTCGCTGGCAGCGAGCGCGGGCCGAAGGTCATCATCCTGACCACGTTCGATCTGGATGAATACGTGTACGCCGCGCTCCGGGCGGGCGCGAGCGGCTTTCTGCTGAAACGGTCTTCGCGGGACGAGCTGATCAACGCCGTACGGGTGATCGCGGCGGGTGACGCCCTGCTGGCACCGCCGGTGACGCGACGCCTGATCGACCGATTCGCCGCCGCGGGGCAGGACCCGGCCGCGGTCGACCAGCTGACTGCACTCACCGCCCGGGAACGCGAGGTGCTGCAACTGCTTGCCGAGGGCAACTCCAACGCGGAGATCGCGACCAGCCTGCATCTGACCGAGCACACCGTGAAGACCCACGTCAGCCGAATCCTCACCAAAACCGGCCTCCGCGACCGCGTCCAAGCCGTCATCCTCGGCTACGACGCCGGCCTGGTCCAACCGCGAACCGTCTAA
- a CDS encoding pyridoxamine 5'-phosphate oxidase family protein: MALTNSWLSGPAPTKKLDHVRLSERILNLLSSQNMCVIATTGPDGPLATPVRYYHLDFALIFTASGRSPKMRNLAADPRISIGIFAPLVGQASSRGAQVFGRASLLAPDDEEFGRYWEAYRWQSDHVERGNSLDEPPLGPMVVVRPQRIVYTEHWLRRDGYAPRQFWRPSGEGVED, translated from the coding sequence ATGGCGCTGACGAATTCCTGGTTGTCCGGTCCCGCACCGACGAAGAAGCTCGATCATGTACGTCTTTCCGAGCGCATTCTGAATCTGCTGTCCAGCCAGAACATGTGCGTCATCGCGACCACTGGTCCGGACGGGCCGCTGGCGACGCCGGTTCGCTATTACCATCTGGATTTCGCGCTCATCTTCACCGCGTCCGGCCGTTCGCCGAAGATGCGGAACCTCGCAGCCGATCCGCGGATCTCGATCGGCATCTTCGCACCTCTCGTCGGCCAGGCCAGTAGTCGCGGCGCCCAGGTCTTCGGTCGCGCGAGTCTGTTGGCGCCGGACGACGAGGAGTTCGGCCGCTATTGGGAGGCCTATCGGTGGCAGTCGGATCACGTCGAGCGTGGCAACTCTCTCGATGAGCCGCCGCTGGGACCGATGGTCGTGGTGCGGCCGCAGCGGATCGTCTACACCGAGCACTGGCTTCGTCGCGACGGCTATGCGCCTCGGCAGTTTTGGCGGCCGTCAGGCGAGGGCGTCGAGGATTAG
- a CDS encoding TetR/AcrR family transcriptional regulator, whose amino-acid sequence MPAQRPRLSRERVLRGAIEVADKGGIAGLTIRSLAQALDVKPMSVYHYVATKEEILDGIVDLVFTDIELPAIGGEWRAEMRRRAGSARQVLRRHPWAIGLLESRTSPGPATLRHHNAVIGTLRAAGFSLAQTAHAYALIDSYIYGFALQEAGLPFDGPETVAEVAGPMMESLTADEYPHLAEMTTQYYLKPGYDFGDEFEFGLDLILDALA is encoded by the coding sequence ATGCCCGCACAGCGACCTCGTCTCAGCCGGGAGCGAGTGCTGCGAGGTGCCATCGAGGTGGCCGACAAGGGCGGTATCGCGGGGCTGACGATCCGCTCGCTCGCGCAGGCCCTCGACGTGAAGCCGATGTCGGTCTACCACTACGTTGCCACCAAGGAGGAGATCCTCGACGGCATCGTCGACCTCGTCTTCACCGATATCGAGCTGCCGGCGATCGGCGGCGAATGGCGTGCGGAGATGCGCCGCCGCGCGGGCTCGGCGCGTCAGGTGCTGCGGCGTCATCCGTGGGCGATCGGCCTACTCGAATCACGTACCAGTCCCGGCCCGGCGACGTTGCGACACCACAACGCGGTCATCGGCACACTTCGCGCGGCCGGCTTTTCGCTGGCCCAAACCGCTCACGCCTACGCCCTGATCGACAGCTACATCTACGGGTTCGCCCTCCAGGAGGCCGGCCTACCGTTCGACGGCCCCGAAACAGTCGCCGAGGTCGCCGGCCCGATGATGGAATCGCTGACCGCGGACGAATACCCCCACCTCGCCGAGATGACTACGCAGTACTACCTCAAGCCCGGCTACGACTTCGGCGACGAGTTCGAGTTCGGCCTCGACCTAATCCTCGACGCCCTCGCCTGA
- a CDS encoding DUF4386 domain-containing protein, translating into MQVDQSPAVVVRDRSGVVAGAGILLMAALAPFGVFVAIQGQVTPGDAAQTAADIGSSEGLFRAGIAALFVVIALDVVVACALHQVFSPVNKGVSLLAAAFRLVFAGIFMVAVGQLLGVLRFLGDDYLSVFSADQRNAQALAGVNAFGDLWALSLGLFGLHLLAIGYLAYRSGFVPKLLGVLLVIAGLGYVIDLFGSLWSPDSWTDVSTFTFLGEFLLALWLVARGRLASRRQ; encoded by the coding sequence ATGCAGGTAGATCAAAGTCCGGCGGTGGTAGTGCGGGACCGGTCCGGTGTGGTTGCGGGTGCCGGCATTCTGCTGATGGCCGCGTTGGCGCCGTTTGGTGTCTTCGTCGCCATCCAGGGGCAGGTGACGCCGGGGGATGCGGCGCAGACTGCTGCGGATATCGGGTCCTCGGAGGGGTTGTTCCGGGCGGGTATTGCGGCGTTGTTCGTGGTGATCGCGCTTGATGTTGTGGTGGCGTGTGCGCTCCATCAGGTGTTCAGCCCTGTAAATAAAGGCGTTTCGCTGTTGGCTGCGGCATTCCGGCTGGTGTTCGCGGGAATCTTCATGGTCGCTGTTGGCCAGCTTCTTGGCGTGCTGCGTTTCCTTGGTGACGACTACCTCTCTGTGTTCAGCGCGGATCAACGGAATGCTCAGGCGCTTGCGGGAGTCAATGCGTTCGGTGACCTTTGGGCGCTTTCCCTTGGGTTGTTCGGCCTTCATTTGTTGGCTATTGGCTATCTGGCTTACCGATCCGGGTTCGTTCCCAAGCTCCTCGGCGTACTGCTCGTCATCGCAGGTCTTGGTTACGTGATCGACCTGTTCGGCAGCCTCTGGTCGCCGGACTCTTGGACCGACGTCTCCACCTTCACCTTCCTCGGTGAGTTCCTACTTGCCTTGTGGCTCGTAGCCCGCGGGCGCCTGGCTTCACGCCGCCAGTAA
- a CDS encoding amidohydrolase family protein has translation MDRRRFLGWLSSSGLTFAAAGVFAGSRPAAAAGLDVIVYTGATLIDGTGVRPQPNSTIVTVNGRIAAVGNHRVAVPAGVRVVELRAKYVIPGLIDMHAHTVDLEKIFLPLYVANGVTSIREMWGKPLHHAMRRRIDAGELLGPRMVVGSKLVDGPTWEAGHDTVVVTTAAQARDAVRQAKDEGADFVKVMSHLNDETLTAVAQEATELGLSFSGHLPDEVTTERGSQLGMRTMEHLFGLSIDVSSRRDEFRRRIAELPIDPANPLPRWFFVRELEREAHKSYDPRRAGALFATLKRRGTVLDATLDVGKIFCLPPERYVGTPRTKYLPAWMKQNWDAMIGVGTPWSTEQIAAGQAAWDASHRLAAEAHRAGVTITAGTDCGLPPYGFPGFSLHDELSNLVNSGLPPIAAIQAATRNAARAAGIHRVAGTIEVGKSADLLVLDADPLADIRNTERIHAVVAKGRLITSAERARMLAEVEAEARTTPPPAAEARSCCGLVGPA, from the coding sequence ATGGATCGGCGCAGGTTTTTGGGATGGTTGTCGTCGAGCGGTCTGACGTTCGCCGCAGCCGGGGTGTTCGCGGGTAGTCGGCCGGCTGCCGCCGCGGGGCTCGACGTCATCGTCTACACGGGTGCGACCCTGATCGACGGGACTGGCGTACGGCCGCAACCGAACAGCACGATCGTGACCGTCAACGGCCGGATCGCGGCCGTCGGGAACCACCGGGTCGCCGTACCGGCTGGTGTGCGGGTGGTCGAGCTGCGGGCGAAGTACGTCATCCCCGGGCTGATCGATATGCATGCGCACACCGTGGACCTGGAGAAGATCTTCCTCCCGCTGTACGTCGCCAATGGCGTCACGTCGATCCGGGAGATGTGGGGCAAGCCCTTACACCATGCGATGCGGCGCCGGATCGACGCGGGCGAATTGCTCGGGCCGCGGATGGTGGTCGGTAGCAAGCTCGTCGATGGTCCGACCTGGGAGGCCGGGCACGACACGGTGGTGGTGACAACCGCTGCGCAGGCACGTGACGCGGTTCGCCAGGCCAAGGACGAGGGCGCCGATTTCGTGAAGGTGATGTCGCACCTGAACGACGAGACCCTGACCGCGGTCGCGCAAGAGGCGACAGAGCTCGGCCTGTCGTTCTCCGGGCATCTGCCCGATGAGGTGACGACCGAGCGCGGTAGCCAACTCGGCATGCGCACGATGGAGCACTTGTTCGGCCTGTCCATCGACGTGTCCAGCCGGCGCGACGAATTCCGTCGGCGGATCGCGGAGCTGCCGATCGACCCGGCCAACCCGCTGCCACGATGGTTCTTCGTGCGGGAGTTGGAACGGGAGGCGCACAAGTCGTACGACCCGCGTCGTGCGGGGGCCTTGTTCGCGACGCTGAAGAGGCGTGGCACGGTGCTCGACGCGACTCTCGACGTGGGGAAGATCTTCTGCCTCCCGCCGGAGAGGTACGTCGGCACGCCGCGGACGAAGTACCTGCCGGCGTGGATGAAGCAGAACTGGGACGCGATGATCGGCGTCGGAACGCCCTGGTCGACCGAGCAGATCGCCGCGGGCCAGGCCGCCTGGGACGCGTCGCACCGGTTGGCCGCCGAGGCGCACCGCGCGGGCGTGACGATCACCGCGGGCACGGATTGCGGCCTCCCGCCATACGGCTTCCCGGGGTTCAGCCTGCACGACGAACTCTCGAACTTGGTGAATTCCGGGTTGCCGCCAATAGCCGCGATCCAGGCAGCCACCCGGAATGCGGCGAGGGCTGCCGGTATCCATCGAGTCGCCGGCACGATCGAGGTTGGGAAGTCGGCGGATCTGCTGGTGCTGGACGCCGACCCGCTCGCCGATATCCGCAACACCGAGCGCATCCACGCGGTTGTGGCCAAGGGCCGGCTGATCACCAGTGCGGAACGCGCTCGCATGCTGGCCGAGGTCGAGGCAGAGGCCCGTACGACGCCTCCGCCTGCCGCCGAAGCCCGTTCGTGTTGCGGTCTCGTTGGGCCCGCGTGA
- a CDS encoding asparaginase, which produces MSVALFTLGGTISMAGRTADGVARLTGADLADAVPGLAALGVPLDVQDVEAVPSANLTMTKILDVVDAASKAISTGATGIVVTQGTDTLEETAFLVDLVWPHANPFVLTGAMRNPTLASPDGPANLLAAAQVACSPAARDLGALVVFNDQIHAARWVRKTHSTSTATFASPNAGPIGHVVEDRVRILSRPPRLDGVPGRAEAAALEATKVALYTITLDDDGLLLHGLADTHQGLVVAGYGAGHVPSALAPVLGDLAERIPVVLTSRTGAGSILRNTYSSIGSESDLLNRGLIDAGFLDPHKARLLLRHLLATSTPQPDLSATFAQHH; this is translated from the coding sequence GTGAGTGTCGCCCTGTTCACCCTCGGAGGCACCATCTCGATGGCAGGCCGTACGGCGGACGGGGTCGCCCGTCTGACCGGCGCGGACCTGGCGGACGCCGTACCGGGTCTCGCCGCGCTGGGCGTACCGCTCGACGTACAGGACGTCGAGGCGGTACCGAGCGCGAACTTGACGATGACCAAGATCCTCGATGTCGTCGACGCCGCGTCGAAGGCCATCAGCACCGGCGCGACCGGCATCGTCGTCACTCAGGGCACGGACACCCTTGAGGAGACCGCCTTCCTCGTCGACCTGGTCTGGCCGCACGCCAACCCGTTCGTACTCACCGGCGCCATGCGCAACCCGACCCTGGCGAGCCCGGACGGGCCTGCGAACCTGCTGGCCGCCGCCCAAGTCGCCTGCTCCCCCGCCGCTCGGGACCTGGGCGCACTGGTCGTCTTCAACGACCAGATCCACGCTGCTCGGTGGGTGCGGAAAACGCACAGCACCAGCACCGCGACCTTCGCGTCCCCCAACGCGGGCCCAATCGGCCACGTCGTGGAGGACCGGGTACGGATCCTCAGCCGCCCGCCGCGGCTGGACGGGGTACCCGGCCGAGCCGAAGCCGCGGCCCTCGAAGCAACCAAGGTCGCCCTCTACACCATCACCCTCGACGACGATGGCCTCCTCCTCCACGGCCTAGCCGACACGCACCAAGGCCTAGTCGTCGCCGGCTACGGCGCCGGCCACGTCCCCTCCGCCCTCGCACCCGTCCTCGGCGACCTCGCCGAACGCATCCCGGTGGTCCTCACCTCTAGAACCGGCGCCGGCTCCATCCTCCGCAACACCTACAGCTCAATCGGCTCAGAGTCCGACCTCCTAAACCGCGGCCTAATCGACGCCGGCTTCCTAGACCCCCACAAAGCCCGCCTCCTCCTCCGCCACCTCCTAGCCACGAGCACCCCCCAGCCCGACCTATCCGCCACCTTCGCCCAACACCACTGA
- a CDS encoding DUF998 domain-containing protein: MATTTHHTPTVFATRRLLTCGVLAGPIYLAVGAIQAAVRDGFDPRRHALSLLANGSWGWVQSVNLMICGILVIAAAAGLRRTLTSRWAPRLLAVFGFGTLGGGIFRADPALGFPVGTPETATSVSWHGMLHFTLGGIGFLCLILACAVLARQLWRDGVRGWAVFTAITGLVFFAGFAGIASGSAGESTTLGFYFAVCLAFGWLTAFCARER, encoded by the coding sequence ATGGCCACCACCACTCACCACACGCCCACCGTCTTCGCCACCCGCCGCCTGCTCACCTGTGGGGTGCTCGCAGGGCCGATCTACCTGGCCGTTGGCGCGATCCAGGCTGCCGTCCGCGACGGGTTCGATCCGCGTCGGCACGCCCTTAGCCTGCTGGCCAACGGCTCGTGGGGCTGGGTCCAGTCGGTCAACCTGATGATCTGCGGCATTCTCGTGATCGCGGCCGCGGCCGGTCTGCGCCGGACTTTGACCAGCCGCTGGGCGCCGCGTTTGCTCGCCGTGTTCGGTTTCGGCACGCTCGGCGGCGGGATCTTCCGCGCCGACCCGGCCCTGGGTTTTCCAGTCGGCACCCCGGAGACCGCGACCAGCGTCAGTTGGCACGGGATGTTGCACTTCACGCTCGGCGGGATCGGCTTCCTTTGCCTGATCCTGGCGTGCGCTGTGCTCGCGCGGCAGCTGTGGCGCGATGGTGTTCGCGGCTGGGCGGTCTTCACTGCGATCACGGGTTTGGTCTTCTTCGCCGGGTTTGCCGGTATCGCCTCCGGGTCTGCCGGCGAGAGCACGACACTCGGCTTCTACTTCGCCGTATGCCTGGCCTTCGGGTGGCTCACCGCCTTTTGCGCCCGCGAGCGGTAG
- a CDS encoding alpha/beta fold hydrolase: MVGPTWDLMPALGDKWRLIAPDFPGFGYTEAPDSFSYTFAGFADFLERFTERLGLSRFALYLFDFGSQAGLQLAVRHPDWIAALIIQNGDAYEETLGPKYQPLKEFWHDPSDERRAKLAEAVTFQGLREEILGEVPDHVAERISPDKDLPDAELHLHSDAGHWALETHLDEAVTLIRDFLGRVHS; the protein is encoded by the coding sequence TTGGTCGGCCCAACCTGGGACCTGATGCCGGCGTTGGGCGACAAGTGGCGGCTCATCGCGCCGGACTTCCCAGGCTTCGGTTACACCGAGGCGCCCGACTCGTTCTCGTACACCTTCGCCGGGTTCGCGGACTTCCTAGAGCGGTTCACCGAGCGCCTCGGATTGAGCCGGTTCGCGCTCTACCTATTCGACTTTGGCTCCCAGGCCGGGTTGCAATTGGCCGTACGGCATCCGGACTGGATCGCGGCGCTGATCATCCAGAACGGCGACGCGTACGAAGAGACACTCGGCCCGAAATACCAGCCCCTCAAGGAGTTCTGGCACGACCCGTCCGACGAGCGCAGAGCCAAGCTGGCCGAGGCGGTCACGTTCCAGGGATTGCGCGAGGAGATCCTCGGCGAGGTGCCGGACCACGTCGCCGAGCGGATCAGCCCGGACAAGGACCTGCCCGACGCCGAGCTGCACCTGCACTCGGACGCCGGGCATTGGGCCCTTGAAACCCACCTGGACGAGGCTGTGACGCTGATCCGGGACTTCCTCGGCCGCGTTCACAGCTGA